One Methanolobus sp. WCC4 DNA segment encodes these proteins:
- a CDS encoding acylphosphatase translates to MQDSETGSENLSSATILVTLRNSKGDFHKYASDNAYQRSLTGYSQELPEGLYKVHLEGEKSDISAFIGYLEMNRAFDKVDTIAVEDVMVSWSSYSGKYSDFSVME, encoded by the coding sequence ATGCAGGACAGTGAAACAGGCTCAGAGAACTTATCATCTGCAACAATACTGGTCACGCTCAGGAATTCAAAAGGGGATTTTCACAAATATGCTTCTGATAATGCTTATCAACGATCATTGACAGGTTATTCTCAGGAGTTACCAGAAGGCCTGTATAAAGTACATCTTGAAGGTGAGAAGTCAGATATAAGTGCATTTATCGGCTATCTTGAGATGAACAGGGCCTTTGATAAAGTGGATACTATAGCAGTGGAGGATGTAATGGTTTCCTGGTCTTCCTATTCAGGCAAGTACTCCGATTTCAGTGTCATGGAATAG
- a CDS encoding threonine--tRNA ligase, protein MQLLLIHSDYIEYEVKKSTPVAEKIEDSFKQGRLEEALTAFIAVEKVDEANVEGAISKAVEEIKSVATQVKAENVMVYPYAHLSSDLSSPKAGVAVLKGIEAALSGDFTVKRAPFGWYKAFKISCKGHPLSELSRSIVPDEDVGSSVPPCVVSDKEEVVSEALKAESTAKSYWHVLTPDGTLHDATTFDFTGHDNLGKFVDYEISKKRAVERAPPHVELMRRLEIADYEPGSDSGNMRYYPKGRLMKSLLENFVLEETSKVDAMEVETPLMYDMNHPTLKKYLDRFPARQYSIESDKRQMFLRFAACFGQFLMNHDMTISYKNLPLKMVEMTRYSFRKEQRGELVGLRRLRAFTMPDMHSLCADMNQAIDQFDQQYNMCISVLDKVGIKVDDFEVAIRFTRDFYNENKDFITNLAKTVNKPVLIEMWDTRFFYFVLKFEFNFVDALAKASALSTVQIDVENAERYDINYIDSNGTANRPVILHCSPSGAIERCIYGLLEKEAMKAEEGGVPILPLWLSPTQVRVIPIADAHMEYAMKVADQLNCRVDIDDREDTIGKRIREAGREWVPYVVVVGDSEVEKGTINVTIRAESEPKKPMKVEMTPEELNSRIASETEGMPYKGLCLAKMLSQRPKFL, encoded by the coding sequence GAAGAAGAGCACTCCGGTTGCTGAGAAGATAGAAGATTCCTTTAAGCAGGGGAGACTTGAGGAGGCTCTCACAGCTTTCATTGCAGTGGAAAAGGTCGATGAGGCGAATGTCGAAGGTGCCATTTCAAAAGCAGTGGAAGAGATAAAAAGCGTAGCCACACAGGTGAAGGCAGAAAATGTCATGGTATATCCATATGCTCACCTGAGCTCAGACCTTTCTTCTCCTAAAGCAGGTGTCGCTGTCCTAAAAGGAATAGAAGCAGCACTATCCGGTGATTTCACTGTTAAGAGGGCACCATTCGGCTGGTACAAGGCATTCAAGATCAGCTGTAAAGGGCACCCGCTCTCAGAACTCTCACGTTCTATAGTTCCTGATGAGGATGTGGGTTCATCAGTGCCTCCATGTGTGGTATCCGACAAGGAGGAAGTCGTATCAGAAGCCCTTAAAGCCGAGAGTACAGCAAAGTCATACTGGCATGTCCTGACACCTGACGGAACCCTTCATGATGCAACAACCTTTGATTTCACAGGACATGACAACCTCGGGAAGTTCGTGGACTATGAGATCTCCAAGAAGAGAGCTGTAGAGAGGGCACCACCACATGTCGAGCTCATGCGCAGGCTGGAGATCGCTGACTACGAGCCGGGATCGGATTCAGGTAATATGCGTTACTATCCAAAGGGCCGCCTGATGAAATCACTTCTTGAGAACTTCGTGCTTGAGGAAACCTCAAAGGTGGATGCAATGGAGGTCGAGACACCTCTCATGTATGATATGAACCATCCTACCCTTAAGAAATACCTCGACAGGTTCCCTGCACGTCAGTATTCCATTGAATCTGACAAGAGGCAGATGTTCCTCAGGTTTGCCGCATGTTTCGGTCAGTTCCTGATGAACCACGACATGACGATCTCCTACAAGAACCTGCCACTCAAGATGGTAGAGATGACCAGATACAGTTTCAGGAAGGAACAGCGTGGAGAACTGGTGGGTCTGAGACGCCTGAGGGCTTTCACAATGCCCGATATGCACAGTCTGTGTGCTGATATGAATCAGGCTATTGACCAGTTCGATCAGCAGTATAATATGTGTATCTCCGTCCTTGATAAGGTAGGTATCAAGGTGGATGACTTCGAGGTAGCTATCAGGTTTACCAGGGATTTCTATAATGAGAACAAGGATTTCATCACAAACCTCGCAAAGACCGTGAACAAGCCGGTACTTATTGAGATGTGGGATACCCGTTTCTTCTATTTCGTACTCAAGTTCGAGTTCAACTTCGTTGATGCTCTTGCAAAGGCAAGCGCTCTCTCAACCGTACAGATCGATGTTGAGAATGCAGAAAGGTATGATATCAACTACATCGATTCAAATGGAACCGCAAACAGGCCAGTCATCCTTCACTGCTCACCAAGCGGTGCCATAGAACGCTGTATCTATGGTCTCCTTGAGAAGGAGGCAATGAAGGCAGAGGAGGGCGGTGTTCCAATACTCCCACTATGGCTCTCCCCTACACAGGTAAGGGTCATCCCGATAGCAGATGCACATATGGAATATGCCATGAAGGTGGCAGACCAGCTCAACTGCCGTGTTGATATCGATGATCGCGAGGATACCATTGGTAAGAGGATTCGCGAGGCAGGCCGCGAGTGGGTCCCATATGTAGTTGTCGTAGGTGACAGTGAGGTAGAAAAAGGCACTATCAATGTGACCATTCGTGCAGAATCCGAACCCAAGAAGCCGATGAAGGTAGAGATGACCCCTGAGGAACTTAACTCAAGGATAGCTTCCGAGACAGAAGGTATGCCTTACAAGGGACTCTGTCTTGCAAAGATGCTCTCTCAGAGGCCAAAATTCTTATAA
- a CDS encoding acylphosphatase: MQDEMSNAEELSSATILVRGRVQGVYFRRFTVENAQKLSLTGFAQNLPDGRVRVVAEGKASSIQKLIDFLNIGPALADVEDVSVEWTEATSEYSDFSIRR, encoded by the coding sequence ATGCAGGATGAAATGTCAAATGCAGAGGAACTGTCCTCTGCAACGATACTTGTAAGGGGAAGGGTTCAGGGCGTATATTTCCGCAGGTTCACTGTGGAAAATGCCCAAAAATTGTCTCTCACCGGTTTTGCACAGAACCTGCCCGATGGGAGGGTCAGGGTCGTTGCAGAAGGTAAGGCATCATCTATCCAGAAGCTCATTGATTTTTTGAATATTGGTCCTGCTCTGGCAGATGTGGAAGATGTCAGTGTCGAGTGGACCGAAGCAACATCAGAATATTCTGATTTCTCTATAAGGCGCTGA
- the thiI gene encoding tRNA uracil 4-sulfurtransferase ThiI, with translation MENVIIVRYGELALKSTGVRNWYEKTLVKNISAMLEYRGIPYSRINREWGRIFIETDDVRAAKAAADVFGVVSTSFAQVADATIEAAGALCAKLADGFVAEGQSFAIRARRTGNHSFSSRDVGMGCGDAVWQMLESRGITPSVDLSNPDKEVFVEMRQNRAYVFTETVEGVGGLPLGTQGKMVSLVSGGIDSPVSTWLMMKRGVEVIPVYCNNSPYSDDRAHKRTVDCVKALQEWCPGHPLKLYEIPHGPNLEEFIGKCSKNKTCLMCKRTMYRVALEIMKKEGASGIITGSSLGQVASQTTYNMYAELYGLSVPLFHPLIGMDKNEIIDIARKIGTYDISIRQTGGCEAVPVHPEVKAACDSLLAEEKKIDIDGLVKASVENARILYAED, from the coding sequence ATGGAAAACGTTATTATTGTGAGATATGGCGAACTCGCTTTGAAGAGTACAGGTGTTCGCAACTGGTATGAGAAAACCCTTGTAAAGAACATATCTGCGATGCTGGAATATCGTGGTATACCCTATTCCCGTATAAACCGTGAATGGGGCAGGATATTCATTGAAACAGATGATGTCAGGGCTGCAAAGGCTGCTGCGGATGTGTTCGGTGTTGTGTCCACCTCTTTTGCCCAGGTGGCAGATGCCACAATTGAGGCAGCAGGTGCCCTGTGTGCAAAGCTTGCTGATGGGTTTGTGGCCGAAGGTCAGTCATTTGCTATAAGGGCAAGGCGTACCGGAAATCATAGCTTTTCTTCACGTGATGTTGGCATGGGATGTGGGGATGCAGTGTGGCAGATGCTTGAATCAAGAGGCATCACTCCTTCAGTGGACCTTTCAAACCCCGACAAAGAGGTCTTTGTAGAGATGAGGCAGAACAGGGCATACGTTTTCACAGAGACTGTAGAAGGTGTAGGTGGTCTTCCGCTGGGCACCCAGGGAAAGATGGTATCCCTTGTATCAGGTGGTATAGATTCTCCTGTTTCTACCTGGTTGATGATGAAGAGGGGGGTCGAAGTGATCCCTGTTTACTGTAATAATTCTCCTTATAGTGATGACCGTGCCCACAAGCGCACTGTGGATTGTGTTAAGGCACTTCAGGAGTGGTGTCCGGGTCACCCATTGAAATTATATGAGATCCCTCATGGTCCCAACCTTGAGGAGTTCATAGGTAAATGTTCCAAGAATAAAACGTGCCTTATGTGTAAGAGGACCATGTACAGGGTAGCTCTTGAGATCATGAAGAAGGAAGGAGCTTCAGGTATAATCACCGGTTCTTCACTGGGTCAGGTTGCTTCACAGACGACCTACAATATGTATGCGGAATTATACGGTCTTTCAGTTCCTCTTTTCCACCCGTTGATCGGTATGGACAAGAATGAGATAATTGATATTGCCAGGAAGATAGGCACTTACGATATATCTATCCGCCAGACCGGTGGATGTGAGGCTGTACCGGTTCATCCGGAAGTAAAAGCTGCATGTGATTCCCTGCTTGCGGAAGAAAAGAAGATCGATATCGATGGACTTGTGAAAGCATCAGTTGAGAATGCACGGATATTATATGCTGAAGATTGA